In the Acidovorax sp. A79 genome, one interval contains:
- the pnp gene encoding polyribonucleotide nucleotidyltransferase, whose protein sequence is MSIFNKVTKTFQWGDKTVVMETGEIARQASGAVLVNIDDTVVLATVVASKGAKPGQDFFPLTVDYIEKTYAAGKIPGSFFKREAKPSEHETLTSRLIDRPIRPLFPEGFFNEVHVVIHTVSLNPEVDADIAALIATSAALAISGIPFNGPIGAARVGYINGEYVLNPGQTARKSSQMDLVVAGTEAAVLMVESEAQQLSEEIMLGAVVFGHEQGNVAINAIHELVRDAGKPVWQWEAPAKDEALIAKVVALADDKLRAAYQIRNKQARTQACRESYAAVMAALKADGVEFDAVKVEGMLFDIEAGIVRSQILAGEPRIDGRDTRTVRPIEIRSSVLPRAHGSSLFTRGETQALVVTTLGTERDAQRIDALAGEYEDRFMMHYNMPPFATGEVGRMGSTKRREIGHGRLAKRALVAVLPTKEEFPYTMRVVSEITESNGSSSMASVCGGCLSMMDAGVPMKAHVAGIAMGLIKDANRFAVLTDILGDEDHLGDMDFKVAGTTGGITALQMDIKIQGITKEIMQVALAQAKEARMHILGKMQEAMGEAKTEVSTFAPKLYTMKINPEKIRDVIGKGGAVIRALTEETGCQINIEEDGTITIAATDAAKADEAKKRIEQITAEVEIGKIYEGPVTKILDFGALINLLPGKDGLLHISQIAHERVEKVSDYLTEGQIVKVKVMETDEKGRIKLSMKVLADRPAGGSDRPAPAERGDREPRRDQGRDGGRQPAEQQQQQQSLPSDNGSGQIVG, encoded by the coding sequence ATGAGCATTTTTAACAAAGTCACCAAGACCTTCCAATGGGGCGACAAGACCGTCGTCATGGAAACCGGCGAAATCGCACGCCAAGCCTCTGGCGCCGTGTTGGTGAACATTGATGACACCGTGGTGCTGGCCACCGTGGTGGCATCCAAGGGCGCCAAGCCCGGCCAGGACTTCTTCCCCCTGACGGTGGATTACATCGAGAAGACCTACGCCGCCGGCAAGATCCCCGGCAGCTTCTTCAAGCGCGAAGCGAAGCCCAGCGAGCACGAAACGCTGACCAGCCGCCTGATCGACCGCCCGATCCGCCCGCTGTTCCCCGAAGGTTTCTTCAACGAAGTGCATGTGGTGATCCACACGGTGTCGCTGAATCCCGAAGTGGATGCTGACATCGCTGCCCTCATCGCCACCAGTGCGGCGCTGGCCATCTCCGGTATCCCGTTCAACGGCCCCATCGGCGCCGCACGCGTGGGCTACATCAATGGCGAATACGTGCTCAACCCCGGCCAGACGGCGCGCAAGAGCTCGCAGATGGATCTGGTCGTGGCCGGCACCGAAGCCGCCGTGCTGATGGTCGAATCCGAAGCCCAGCAACTGTCCGAAGAAATCATGCTCGGCGCCGTGGTGTTTGGCCATGAGCAAGGCAATGTGGCCATCAACGCCATTCATGAACTGGTGCGCGATGCTGGCAAGCCCGTGTGGCAGTGGGAAGCGCCCGCCAAGGACGAAGCCCTGATCGCCAAGGTGGTTGCGCTGGCCGACGACAAGCTGCGCGCCGCCTACCAGATCCGCAACAAGCAGGCTCGCACCCAGGCCTGCCGCGAGTCCTACGCCGCCGTGATGGCCGCGCTGAAGGCCGATGGCGTCGAGTTCGATGCCGTGAAGGTCGAAGGCATGCTGTTCGACATCGAGGCGGGCATCGTGCGCAGCCAGATCCTGGCCGGCGAGCCCCGCATCGACGGCCGCGACACGCGCACTGTGCGCCCCATCGAAATCCGCAGCAGCGTGCTGCCGCGCGCCCATGGCTCGTCGCTGTTCACGCGTGGCGAAACCCAGGCGCTGGTCGTGACCACGCTGGGTACCGAGCGCGATGCGCAGCGCATCGACGCCCTGGCTGGCGAGTACGAAGACCGCTTCATGATGCACTACAACATGCCTCCCTTCGCCACGGGCGAAGTGGGCCGCATGGGTTCGACCAAGCGCCGCGAAATCGGCCACGGCCGCCTGGCCAAGCGTGCCCTGGTGGCTGTGCTGCCCACCAAGGAAGAATTTCCCTACACCATGCGCGTGGTGTCGGAAATCACCGAATCCAATGGCTCTTCGTCCATGGCTTCGGTCTGCGGCGGCTGCCTGTCCATGATGGACGCCGGCGTGCCCATGAAGGCCCACGTGGCGGGTATCGCCATGGGCCTGATCAAGGATGCCAACCGCTTCGCCGTGCTGACCGACATCCTGGGTGATGAGGATCACCTGGGCGACATGGACTTCAAGGTGGCGGGTACCACCGGCGGCATCACCGCGCTGCAGATGGACATCAAGATCCAGGGCATCACCAAGGAGATCATGCAGGTCGCCCTGGCGCAGGCCAAGGAAGCACGCATGCACATCCTGGGCAAGATGCAGGAAGCCATGGGCGAAGCCAAGACCGAGGTGTCCACCTTCGCGCCCAAGCTCTACACCATGAAGATCAACCCCGAGAAGATCCGCGACGTGATCGGCAAGGGCGGAGCCGTGATCCGTGCGTTGACCGAGGAAACGGGCTGCCAGATCAACATCGAGGAAGACGGCACCATCACCATCGCGGCCACCGACGCTGCCAAGGCGGACGAAGCCAAGAAGCGCATCGAGCAGATCACGGCCGAGGTCGAGATCGGCAAGATCTACGAAGGTCCCGTGACCAAGATCCTGGACTTCGGCGCGCTGATCAACCTGCTGCCCGGCAAGGATGGCCTGCTGCACATCAGCCAGATCGCCCATGAGCGTGTCGAGAAGGTGTCCGACTACCTGACCGAAGGCCAGATCGTGAAGGTCAAGGTCATGGAGACCGATGAGAAGGGCCGCATCAAACTGTCGATGAAGGTGCTGGCCGACCGCCCGGCGGGTGGCAGCGATCGTCCTGCTCCCGCGGAGCGCGGTGACCGTGAGCCTCGCCGTGACCAGGGGCGCGACGGCGGCCGCCAGCCGGCGGAGCAGCAACAACAACAGCAATCCCTGCCTTCGGACAACGGTTCCGGGCAGATCGTGGGCTGA
- the rpsO gene encoding 30S ribosomal protein S15, with the protein MIASSIKAEVVKANARAANDTGSPEVQVALLTARINELTPHFKTHAKDHHGRRGLLRMVSRRRKLLDYLKAKDADRYTALIAKLGLRK; encoded by the coding sequence ATGATCGCATCCTCCATCAAGGCCGAAGTCGTCAAGGCCAATGCCCGTGCTGCCAACGACACTGGCAGTCCAGAAGTGCAAGTGGCCCTGCTGACGGCCCGCATCAACGAACTGACCCCTCACTTCAAGACGCACGCCAAGGACCACCACGGTCGCCGCGGCCTGCTGCGCATGGTGAGCCGCCGCCGCAAGCTGCTGGACTACCTGAAGGCCAAGGACGCTGACCGTTACACCGCGCTGATCGCCAAGCTGGGTCTGCGCAAGTAA
- a CDS encoding GspH/FimT family pseudopilin, which produces MFAPPSPLRTPRTPVQRGFTVIELMVVVAILAILVALAAPSFTPLIERWRVRQAVEGLQSSIYYARSEAIKRGGNVILEKIPNNTNGCTTATGVNDWDCGWRVCADANKNNSCQASEILQRFDTSANLQVTRKIDGARIEFDRWGKIVGPLGFSFSLVPYDKGTSNPAARGLCMNSGGRIRVTSDPLDIPCTN; this is translated from the coding sequence ATGTTTGCACCGCCTTCGCCCCTGAGAACACCGCGTACCCCAGTTCAACGCGGCTTTACCGTCATTGAATTGATGGTGGTGGTGGCCATTCTGGCGATTCTCGTAGCCTTGGCCGCCCCCAGCTTCACCCCCTTGATTGAGCGCTGGCGCGTGCGCCAAGCAGTAGAGGGACTGCAGTCTTCAATTTACTACGCACGCTCCGAAGCCATCAAACGCGGAGGAAACGTGATTCTTGAAAAAATCCCCAACAACACTAATGGCTGCACGACGGCAACCGGCGTAAATGACTGGGATTGCGGCTGGCGTGTATGTGCCGATGCCAACAAAAACAACAGCTGCCAAGCTAGCGAAATCCTGCAGCGATTCGATACGTCAGCGAATTTACAAGTCACACGAAAAATAGATGGCGCGCGCATTGAGTTTGATCGATGGGGAAAAATCGTCGGCCCTCTTGGCTTCAGTTTTTCTTTGGTCCCCTATGACAAAGGCACCAGCAACCCTGCGGCACGCGGCTTGTGCATGAATTCCGGCGGGCGCATCAGAGTCACCAGCGACCCCCTCGATATTCCGTGTACCAACTGA
- the pilV gene encoding type IV pilus modification protein PilV — protein sequence MRHTFLETQRGITLIESLVAIVVAALGILGILGVQMRTLTDTSTSVRRAQAVRLTEDLGERLKVNPNALGNISNYALGWRSSGTTTAQASKLCDGGTCTHAEFAAYEIREWKRAVERALPQGNASVFFAPGDNTAGNRRQLGVLIGWRENERSINDATDRAAYKDALSTTSTALGGDGSAATTCPADFTCHLQYIPVSSRCAPYFADVAVQYFCPGPRS from the coding sequence ATGCGACATACATTCCTTGAAACGCAACGCGGCATTACCTTGATCGAATCGTTGGTAGCCATCGTCGTTGCAGCTTTAGGCATCCTGGGCATTCTTGGTGTGCAGATGCGCACACTCACCGACACATCGACCAGTGTGCGCCGCGCGCAGGCTGTGAGACTGACAGAGGACCTCGGTGAGCGCCTCAAAGTCAATCCCAATGCCCTAGGCAATATCAGCAACTACGCTCTTGGCTGGCGCTCAAGTGGAACGACCACCGCGCAGGCATCCAAGCTCTGCGACGGCGGCACCTGCACCCACGCCGAATTCGCCGCTTACGAGATCCGCGAATGGAAACGTGCCGTAGAACGTGCACTGCCCCAAGGTAATGCCAGCGTCTTTTTCGCACCGGGTGACAACACGGCAGGCAACCGCCGCCAACTAGGTGTCTTGATTGGCTGGCGCGAGAACGAGCGCAGCATTAATGATGCGACAGACAGGGCTGCCTACAAAGATGCCCTTAGCACAACATCAACAGCCCTTGGTGGTGATGGTTCTGCCGCAACGACCTGCCCGGCCGACTTTACTTGCCATCTGCAATATATCCCTGTCAGCAGCCGCTGCGCACCGTACTTCGCAGATGTCGCCGTCCAGTACTTCTGCCCAGGCCCCAGATCATGA
- a CDS encoding PilW family protein: MKYTHPRPALQRGVTLIELLVGIVIGLLTIAVAMGALMVSRGVSGTVSDASDIQQQASYAFRVMGQQLRQAGSLKLKLSAAKVEGDSSPTLVGDRVAFETDFVATLGDGSIFNLAADTLNGKDSPSATEYKLTTGYRNYQESIYTTPRVEPASQASLQRNCLGENGTNALVQSRFVLKNNELHCAGTANSQALVRNVANFQVRYLMQTAAGTGNPQMRYVNATTVGATGWPQVFAVEVCLVLYGNEAIDLPTGSTYTDCDGTTTVDMSSAASTDMSGSAIGTQRARRMHMVFRNVYQLRSQGLAG; encoded by the coding sequence ATGAAATACACCCACCCAAGGCCTGCTCTTCAACGCGGCGTCACCTTGATTGAATTGCTGGTCGGAATCGTCATCGGCCTGCTCACCATTGCAGTGGCCATGGGCGCGCTCATGGTGTCACGCGGGGTCTCGGGCACAGTCAGCGATGCCAGCGACATTCAGCAGCAAGCGTCCTATGCCTTCCGCGTCATGGGTCAGCAACTGCGTCAGGCAGGCTCACTCAAGCTCAAGCTGTCAGCAGCCAAGGTCGAGGGCGATAGTTCCCCAACGCTGGTGGGCGACCGTGTAGCCTTCGAAACGGACTTTGTCGCTACCCTCGGAGACGGCAGTATCTTCAACCTAGCCGCAGACACCTTGAATGGCAAAGACTCGCCTAGCGCAACCGAGTACAAGCTCACCACTGGCTACCGCAACTATCAAGAGTCCATCTACACCACACCGCGTGTAGAACCCGCGAGCCAAGCCTCCCTGCAACGCAACTGCCTGGGAGAAAACGGTACGAATGCCTTGGTGCAAAGCCGCTTCGTGCTCAAAAACAATGAGTTGCACTGCGCTGGCACAGCCAACTCGCAGGCCCTTGTGCGCAACGTCGCCAACTTTCAGGTGCGCTACCTTATGCAAACAGCTGCGGGCACAGGCAATCCCCAAATGCGCTATGTCAATGCCACCACAGTGGGCGCTACAGGCTGGCCGCAAGTCTTTGCCGTCGAAGTGTGCTTGGTGCTGTATGGCAACGAGGCCATCGACCTTCCCACTGGCAGCACTTATACCGACTGCGATGGCACCACCACCGTCGATATGTCCAGCGCCGCATCCACTGATATGAGCGGCAGTGCCATCGGCACACAACGAGCCCGGCGCATGCACATGGTGTTCCGCAACGTCTACCAACTGCGCAGCCAAGGGCTGGCAGGTTGA
- a CDS encoding PilX N-terminal domain-containing pilus assembly protein has product MFTQRMQPLRFQHPRQNQRGISLIVVIVFVMLSMLLALWASRTSMFNEMVVGNDADYQRAFEAAQALLLDAELDIRGEKADGSDCRVPTATACRFGRTNQAQIPLEAKEAAALLAQLEGITTGPRCIDALCLKRPGRQDFWNNTGSTADVTTQGEDVSLEQMMASADGNRIGARYGQYSGADAGSASNPILQIGNKGADATRNNEGGWYWIEVLPYDSDADKSRLIAGGASNLPLNLQPSVVYRITAVAHGRKLKTEGGSDVPITRVVLQQTYARQKLVD; this is encoded by the coding sequence ATGTTCACGCAACGCATGCAGCCCCTCCGGTTTCAACATCCACGGCAGAACCAACGCGGTATCTCGCTGATCGTTGTCATCGTCTTCGTCATGCTCTCCATGCTGTTGGCACTGTGGGCTTCGCGCACCTCCATGTTCAACGAGATGGTGGTTGGCAATGATGCTGACTATCAGCGAGCCTTTGAAGCCGCACAAGCCCTGCTACTTGATGCGGAACTCGATATCCGAGGTGAGAAAGCCGACGGCAGCGACTGCCGAGTCCCCACTGCCACCGCTTGCCGCTTCGGCAGAACCAATCAGGCGCAAATCCCTTTGGAGGCCAAGGAGGCTGCAGCCTTGCTTGCGCAACTGGAAGGCATTACAACCGGCCCTCGCTGCATTGATGCACTCTGCCTCAAGCGCCCAGGCCGGCAGGACTTTTGGAATAACACCGGCAGCACCGCAGATGTCACCACGCAAGGCGAAGACGTCTCACTCGAACAAATGATGGCCAGCGCTGATGGCAACCGCATCGGCGCACGCTATGGCCAATACTCAGGCGCCGACGCCGGTAGCGCCAGCAACCCCATTTTGCAAATAGGCAACAAAGGGGCAGATGCCACCCGGAACAACGAAGGCGGCTGGTATTGGATTGAGGTACTCCCCTATGACAGCGATGCCGACAAATCACGCCTGATTGCTGGCGGCGCCAGCAATCTGCCGCTCAACCTGCAACCCAGCGTGGTGTACCGCATCACTGCCGTGGCCCACGGACGCAAGCTCAAGACCGAAGGCGGCTCTGATGTGCCTATCACCCGCGTAGTCCTACAGCAAACCTACGCCCGTCAGAAGCTAGTGGATTGA
- a CDS encoding pilus assembly protein, giving the protein MPRNTQHSHPHFKKTLLALAVGTALMPQGSWALDLAQSPPGTVTPYVAPNVIISVDDSGSMNFRQDVESVQGTNETAPDANGVWPISTKRINVLKYALKNVFNDLSLVPDGKIRLAWQVMWNNGASPGVGARQKDSDGNWRGAAGATSVDSATMGENSMRPLSSTHRTNFQTFVDKLTPGNGTPTHRMFKQADGYMRRTLSANGPWASKPGDSSATAEYLGCRRNYHIVMTDGRWNNYEATYAAGGNIDTPSTLTLPDTTKYGSATSTGTTAFTKLYRDGTDNTLADWAFKSWSDKLQDPANLSGGITTESDYDKAPPTELIGGVNLPKYWNPKYNPATWPHMVTYTIGFSKMAYEWRTDFSDAKYNITRPTEMVPFGFDGDFPLLVKGDKTWPGMGDEDRRSLDLWHAALNGRGRFFAVEKGKDLETAFRMIIQQIGTQNDPDLGSTATSGSNVSRNDVGKYVANYMPKEAWRGWVDAETVKKNGTTEPAAGWAGKNTATLLDDAGFSVSNRVILSWSNKVIDAATGQEKGGVKFEWASDETNLSTAQKGYFHLKSDGTADAQGQDRLNYVRGDRSKEGTENPVSYPTSNPFRQRKSRQGDIVNSEVWYVAAPVSNYAWKGYSAFTRAQKDRLPMIYVGGNDGMLHGFSAQNGVEKLAYVPRGVLPAVGRLTDPSFNQNHRYYVDGSPMTGDVDMGVSLPTDPAYVPDWRTLLVGALGAGGKGFFVLDVTNPGNIAGDNTGNFTKDNAQQLVVMDKTRHASEATASVADCENAAITPADKKEACLALADMGHIFAKPVMDEANPQRTSQIVRLNNNRWAAVMGNGYNSKSSRPVLLVQYLDGDKKLLRLVATGTTATDASTSTTDNGLSSPRLVDINGDGRPDVAYAGDLKGNMWKFLLTSDDDAGWGVARWGTSAATTTNHTTNGVPLFTAMGGTEGSPDSRTLAQPITTVPTVRANDRKKEIDIGGGKKETVSVGGLMVAFGTGSNIATYNSSTPLDPNTPVNANKQTLYSVLDNARYKLVGTKKDRVEVCASSSDVPCNKLVKSADDLPTPVALSSLVQRSIPTSSVNTRDGHEFWTITDSTVLNWGTNSGWYMDLPQTRERLLKPIEFYDGSNLLTVFTQVPAKGSRLDPAVETCEAGTVDKERQYLTLINVMDGKKPSVQVMDTNGDGKYNLTADQGASRMSVTAGAQTMIKKGEKMRLTGKKPDGTGKYQDDNEDMALLPEQSMRPSWRQMQ; this is encoded by the coding sequence ATGCCCCGCAATACACAGCATTCGCACCCTCACTTCAAGAAGACATTGCTCGCACTGGCGGTTGGCACAGCCCTGATGCCCCAAGGCAGTTGGGCGCTTGACCTGGCGCAGTCGCCACCGGGGACGGTGACGCCTTACGTGGCCCCGAACGTGATCATCTCGGTGGATGATTCGGGCAGTATGAATTTCCGCCAGGACGTAGAAAGTGTTCAAGGGACCAACGAGACAGCTCCTGATGCCAATGGTGTGTGGCCTATCTCGACCAAACGTATCAATGTGCTGAAGTACGCGCTGAAGAACGTTTTCAATGACCTCTCCTTGGTCCCCGATGGGAAGATCCGCCTAGCCTGGCAAGTGATGTGGAACAACGGAGCATCGCCTGGTGTTGGTGCTCGACAGAAGGACAGTGACGGCAACTGGCGAGGCGCTGCGGGCGCAACCAGCGTAGACAGCGCCACCATGGGTGAAAATTCGATGCGACCGCTGTCCAGCACCCATCGCACCAATTTCCAGACCTTTGTTGACAAGCTGACTCCTGGCAATGGGACGCCAACCCACCGCATGTTCAAGCAAGCCGATGGCTATATGCGCCGCACCCTTAGTGCCAATGGCCCTTGGGCTTCCAAGCCTGGTGACAGCAGTGCCACCGCAGAGTATCTGGGCTGCCGCCGCAACTACCACATCGTGATGACCGACGGGCGGTGGAACAACTATGAGGCCACCTATGCAGCAGGCGGCAATATCGACACCCCCTCCACGCTGACGTTGCCTGATACCACTAAATACGGGTCTGCCACATCGACCGGAACAACCGCTTTTACCAAGCTGTACCGTGATGGCACGGACAACACCTTGGCAGACTGGGCGTTCAAAAGTTGGTCTGATAAGCTCCAAGACCCTGCCAACCTGAGCGGCGGCATCACCACGGAATCCGACTATGACAAGGCACCTCCAACCGAGTTGATCGGGGGAGTTAACCTGCCGAAGTACTGGAACCCCAAGTACAACCCAGCCACGTGGCCCCATATGGTGACCTACACCATTGGGTTCAGCAAAATGGCCTACGAATGGCGAACCGATTTCTCGGATGCCAAATACAACATCACCCGCCCTACGGAGATGGTGCCCTTCGGCTTTGATGGGGACTTCCCTTTGCTGGTCAAAGGCGACAAGACATGGCCAGGCATGGGTGACGAAGACCGGCGCTCGCTGGATTTGTGGCATGCCGCCCTCAATGGTCGCGGCCGCTTCTTTGCTGTAGAGAAAGGCAAGGATCTGGAGACCGCCTTCCGCATGATCATCCAACAAATTGGCACCCAGAACGATCCAGATCTGGGCTCCACCGCGACCAGCGGCAGCAATGTGTCCCGCAACGACGTGGGCAAGTACGTTGCCAACTACATGCCCAAAGAGGCTTGGAGAGGCTGGGTTGATGCAGAGACCGTGAAGAAGAACGGCACCACCGAGCCCGCAGCGGGATGGGCTGGAAAAAACACGGCGACCTTGCTGGACGACGCTGGTTTTAGCGTAAGCAATCGCGTGATCCTGAGCTGGAGCAACAAGGTGATCGATGCAGCGACAGGCCAGGAAAAAGGCGGTGTGAAATTCGAATGGGCCAGCGACGAAACCAACCTGAGCACTGCGCAAAAAGGCTACTTTCATCTGAAGAGTGATGGAACCGCAGATGCGCAAGGGCAAGACCGGCTGAATTATGTGCGCGGTGACCGCAGTAAGGAAGGCACGGAAAACCCCGTGAGCTACCCCACGAGCAACCCATTCCGGCAACGCAAGTCTCGCCAGGGTGACATCGTGAACTCCGAGGTCTGGTACGTAGCCGCCCCTGTCAGCAACTATGCCTGGAAGGGTTATTCCGCATTCACGCGTGCGCAAAAGGACCGGCTGCCCATGATTTATGTAGGGGGCAACGATGGCATGCTGCATGGCTTCTCGGCCCAGAACGGCGTCGAGAAACTGGCCTATGTGCCCCGTGGAGTCCTACCTGCCGTAGGCCGCTTGACGGACCCAAGTTTCAACCAGAACCATCGCTACTATGTGGACGGCTCCCCCATGACCGGCGATGTGGATATGGGTGTTAGCCTCCCCACAGACCCTGCCTACGTCCCCGATTGGCGCACCCTTCTTGTGGGTGCTTTGGGAGCAGGCGGCAAAGGTTTCTTTGTGCTGGATGTGACCAATCCAGGCAACATTGCGGGTGACAACACAGGCAATTTCACCAAAGACAATGCACAGCAACTGGTGGTGATGGACAAGACCCGCCATGCCAGCGAAGCCACAGCCAGCGTGGCAGACTGCGAAAACGCTGCCATTACTCCGGCGGACAAGAAAGAGGCATGCCTGGCACTCGCCGACATGGGCCACATCTTCGCCAAACCCGTCATGGACGAGGCCAATCCGCAACGCACCTCGCAGATCGTGCGTCTGAACAACAACCGCTGGGCTGCGGTGATGGGCAATGGCTACAACAGCAAGAGTAGCCGCCCCGTGCTGCTGGTGCAATATCTGGATGGCGACAAGAAGCTATTGCGCTTGGTGGCCACGGGCACCACGGCCACAGATGCCAGCACCAGTACGACGGACAACGGCTTGTCGTCTCCGCGTCTGGTTGACATCAATGGCGATGGACGCCCCGATGTGGCCTATGCAGGCGACCTCAAGGGCAACATGTGGAAATTCCTGCTCACCAGCGACGACGATGCTGGTTGGGGGGTTGCACGCTGGGGAACGTCTGCGGCCACCACAACCAATCACACGACAAACGGCGTACCACTGTTCACCGCCATGGGCGGCACGGAAGGTTCGCCCGACTCGCGCACACTGGCACAGCCCATCACTACCGTGCCGACCGTTCGAGCGAATGACCGCAAGAAGGAAATCGATATTGGCGGCGGAAAGAAAGAAACCGTCTCGGTCGGCGGGCTGATGGTAGCTTTTGGCACCGGCAGCAACATAGCAACTTACAACTCAAGCACGCCGCTTGACCCGAACACTCCGGTCAATGCAAACAAGCAGACTCTGTACTCCGTGCTGGACAACGCACGCTATAAGTTAGTGGGCACCAAGAAAGATCGGGTGGAGGTTTGCGCATCATCCTCAGATGTGCCATGTAACAAGCTTGTGAAATCAGCCGATGACTTACCGACGCCGGTTGCGCTATCGAGCCTGGTTCAACGCTCCATTCCCACATCGTCTGTGAATACCCGCGATGGGCATGAGTTCTGGACCATCACTGATTCCACCGTCCTGAACTGGGGAACCAATAGTGGCTGGTACATGGATCTGCCTCAAACCCGTGAACGACTACTCAAACCTATCGAGTTCTACGACGGCAGCAATCTACTGACTGTGTTTACGCAAGTGCCGGCCAAGGGCTCCCGGCTTGACCCTGCCGTGGAAACCTGCGAGGCGGGCACGGTAGACAAAGAGCGCCAGTACCTAACGCTCATCAATGTCATGGATGGCAAGAAACCGAGCGTACAGGTGATGGACACCAATGGAGATGGCAAATACAACCTGACAGCTGACCAAGGCGCCTCGCGCATGTCAGTCACGGCAGGCGCTCAAACCATGATCAAAAAGGGGGAGAAAATGCGACTAACCGGCAAGAAGCCTGATGGCACGGGCAAATACCAGGATGACAATGAAGATATGGCCCTCTTGCCTGAACAGTCCATGCGCCCCAGCTGGCGTCAGATGCAGTAA
- a CDS encoding type IV pilin protein codes for MKRQHHGFTLIELMIVVAIVGILSAIAYPSYVEYIRRGHRADARAGLLQAQQWMERAATATGNYPTAGANVPPAALTWATDNTKRYTIGFKAGVTNSATQFTLIATRKGAQVGDKCGDYTLTHTSTQGNDNLSGGATIADCWRK; via the coding sequence ATGAAGCGCCAACACCATGGCTTTACGCTGATTGAATTGATGATCGTGGTGGCCATCGTAGGCATTCTCTCGGCCATCGCCTACCCCAGCTATGTCGAATACATCCGACGCGGACACCGCGCCGACGCTCGCGCTGGCTTGCTGCAGGCGCAGCAGTGGATGGAGCGCGCAGCCACAGCCACGGGCAACTACCCCACGGCGGGGGCCAATGTTCCGCCTGCCGCACTTACGTGGGCTACAGACAATACAAAACGCTACACCATCGGCTTCAAAGCAGGCGTCACCAATTCAGCAACTCAATTCACATTGATTGCCACACGCAAAGGAGCGCAAGTAGGCGACAAGTGCGGAGACTACACACTGACGCACACCAGCACCCAGGGAAACGATAACCTCAGTGGTGGCGCGACCATCGCAGATTGTTGGCGTAAGTAA